A genomic segment from Roseobacter litoralis Och 149 encodes:
- a CDS encoding aminotransferase class V-fold PLP-dependent enzyme, whose protein sequence is MPEFTPGLMQEVRSRFAHVDACPFQGPRVFFENAGGALTLNSAVETSAKFAAIPDNQGRDNPAAHALVKIIDRAKSDMALFFNAQGGQFFVGESGTELTFRLIRTAAMGSGAGSIIGSTVEHPASRSAARHWAEQADKPYISVPHDDVTGAVTPQAYAALMTPDIRVATILHTSPVTGIANDVAGISSAIRAVAPDAFIIVDGIQHASHGRIDIAGYDIDGYVVSPYKVFSRHGYGVAWVSDRMTALPLEQLIDGPRASWEMGTRDTGAYATFSDVVQYFEWLGTQHTDSDDRQQRIKAAGGAIHAHEQVLTHAMLQGTGNLPGLAELPGVTILGGADNPKREGLVCFALDHVPAVEIVEKLNAQGIRTHIRKTDHYSGNILSPLGLTSAVRVSLCHYNTLTEVSAFLAAMKDIAAGAK, encoded by the coding sequence TTTTTTCGAGAACGCAGGCGGCGCGCTGACCCTCAATTCAGCTGTTGAGACTTCGGCGAAATTCGCGGCCATTCCCGACAATCAGGGGCGTGACAATCCGGCAGCGCATGCTTTGGTCAAGATTATCGACCGTGCTAAATCCGATATGGCGCTGTTTTTCAACGCACAAGGGGGACAGTTCTTTGTCGGGGAAAGCGGCACCGAACTGACCTTTCGCCTGATCCGCACGGCGGCGATGGGCAGCGGTGCGGGGTCCATCATCGGGTCCACGGTTGAGCATCCCGCTTCACGTTCAGCGGCCAGGCATTGGGCGGAACAGGCGGACAAACCCTATATCTCGGTGCCGCATGACGATGTGACGGGGGCTGTCACGCCGCAAGCCTACGCGGCGCTGATGACCCCGGATATCAGGGTCGCGACCATCCTGCACACCTCTCCCGTGACCGGGATTGCAAATGATGTGGCAGGCATCAGTTCAGCCATCCGCGCGGTGGCCCCGGATGCCTTTATCATCGTTGACGGTATTCAGCACGCCAGCCATGGGCGGATTGATATCGCCGGGTATGACATAGATGGCTATGTCGTCTCACCCTACAAGGTGTTTTCCCGGCATGGCTATGGCGTGGCATGGGTGTCAGATCGCATGACCGCCCTGCCGCTTGAACAACTGATCGACGGGCCGCGCGCCTCTTGGGAAATGGGCACGCGGGACACCGGGGCCTATGCGACGTTTTCCGATGTGGTGCAGTATTTCGAATGGCTTGGCACGCAACATACCGACAGCGACGACAGGCAGCAGCGGATCAAGGCGGCAGGCGGCGCGATCCATGCCCATGAACAGGTTTTGACCCACGCGATGCTGCAGGGTACCGGCAATCTGCCCGGCCTTGCGGAACTGCCGGGGGTGACGATCCTTGGCGGGGCGGACAATCCAAAGCGCGAGGGGCTTGTCTGCTTTGCGCTGGATCACGTCCCGGCAGTTGAGATCGTCGAAAAGCTGAATGCGCAGGGCATCCGCACGCATATTCGCAAGACGGATCACTATTCGGGCAACATTCTGTCCCCCCTTGGGTTGACGTCAGCGGTGCGCGTCTCGCTGTGCCATTACAACACCCTCACCGAGGTCTCGGCCTTTCTGGCGGCCATGAAAGATATCGCCGCCGGAGCCAAGTAG